The genomic stretch AGCTTTGACTAAATGACTGTCATATTGTAGTATTGCAGAGCCAAAAATAGATGCTTGAAGATCTTCAATTATTTCCTTATAGAAACTGGTTAGAACACCAGAATTTAGGCTAATAATTTCACTGTTTAGTATTGGATTATAACTTACATACTCGGCTTTTCTAGTGTAGTAATTAATAATAGGACGTTTTGAGCATGAAGTGTTATAAGTTATGTTTATAAGTTCGTTTTTAGGTTTTATGAAGAACAATTGTGGAACATATCCTAATCCTTTGAAGTCCATTCTTGGGAATAGAACTATAAAATTATCGTGTACGAACAAACTAAGTGTTTGTGTGACTATTTCTTTGATCAAGTTAGTAATTTGAAATGAATTCATATTTACTCTCCTAATGAGGTGTTTCTACGCTACTGTCAGTTTCAGTTTTAGTAGAATCTGTGCCGTTCCACCAGTCTTTAAAACCTTGTACAATACTTGATGTTAATTTAGAGAAATTGAACACTGATTTTAATGGTTCAATAATACTTTTCTGAAAACTAAATTCCACTAACCAATTTGTTAATTTGGTTAATATGCCAAGTAGTGGTTTGAGTGCATTAACGGTAAGTGTGTTTAGGTTTTCAGTAATTTTTGTAACTTTACTACTAGTATCTTCTTTAAAAGAAGTAGCTTTTGTGAGACCAGTTGATAGTAAATCTTTATGTATTTCTTTGATTAAGTTTATTCGTGAATCAAATTCATTATTTAATGATGTAACGCGTTCATATTCCATTTGTTTTTGTTCGCTATATTTATGACCAAATTCTTTAAAGACACTCATAGCTTTAAAAATAGAGCCTCCTTCACCTTTTAGTAGTGTTGAAACTTCTGAAATAGCATCATTATCACTAATACCACTAGATTTAAGACTTGCAGCAAGCATAACAGCTGAATTTAGATTTTCTTTTGTATTAATACCTAATTCATTGAGATCACCCTTAAGAACAGCAGCAGAACGTAAAAACAATTCCTTATCAGCTTCTCGTTCAAATCCTTGCAGGTCACTTATTTTTTTATTTAGAGCATTATATTCGTCTTCGTCAAAGACTTTTAAGTTAAATGCTTGATGTCTTTTTTTTATTGCATCAGCCTCAAGAGCTTGTTTTGCAAAGCCAAGTGTGCCTGAAAAAGCTCCTTTTATACCTCCTGCTGCTAATTGACCAATAGCAGTACCCGTAGCAATTTGAAGTATATTTTTACTACTTTTACTTAGTAAATTTTTTTGCTTAGAGAGTGATTCATATTCTAATTTTCTCAAGTCTTTTGAAGACATTAATGACTTTTTGAATGCATATTTCCTTGCTTCTTCAAATTTCATGCCTTGTTTTATCAGTTTTTTAGTTTCTTGAAGTCTAAATTTTTCTACACTTTCTCTTAATTTTTCATATTTGCTCTGTTTGGCAAGTTCAGCTTTTTTTTCTTTCAGATTATGTTTCAATATTTTTTCAGTGCTATCGAGTCTTGTTCTTTTGGGTTTTAGAACTTTTTCAAGGATAGATATATCTTTTTCTAAAGATTTTTTGGTTGAAGCATGATCAAGTACGCCTTTAAACTTAATAGTAAATCCAGTGTTATTCATAATGTGCTTTTACCTAAGGCTAATTCTAAAACTTGCTTTTCAAGTTTTAGTTCTGATATTGCATTCACTTCCATTAACTGTTCATAATTAAGATTCTTAACCTCATTTAAACTGCATATACCCATGATAACTGGAAAGAAGTATTTATTTTGTTGAATATCGTTAATAAGTTTTGCATATTGATCTTTTTTGTCGTTAAATATTTTGATAAAGTCTTCATACTCTTGTTGTTTCATAAATGCTACTCATTTTCTTCTTTAGTTAAGTATTCATAGTTCCAAAGCTCATTAATATAATTAAATTTAACAAAGTCACCAGAAGTGTCTTCATATTCACTTAAGTAAATTAATGATGGCTTTTTAAAGTCAGAATCTCTATGAAAAATATTAAACTGAATTGAATAAATAATTCCTACTAAATATTCTTTGTAGATACCAACATACTCTCTATTTTGATCTAAAATCTTGTAAAATTCAGTTAAGAAGTCAGGCTTTATCATTAAATCAGTTATTTTTTTAAGGTAGTCAATATTATCGAGTTTATTAATTCCATGATCTTGTGAAAATCCTAATATAGAGTCCCACTGGTACATGGGAAGTACTTTTACATCATATGTATAAGTTTTACTTTTAGATAGTATATTCATTTTATAACGCATAATCATATAAATAACTCCTTTTATTTATTTGGTATAGTTCTTGTGCAATTCATAGCTCTAATTTCGAATGTAACTTTTTCAGATTCAGCCGAATAGCTTCTTGATGGTTCTTCTGTAAATACAGCATAGTTACTAATAATTTTGGTTTGAATTCTATCATTGAATACTATACTTAAGAATTTTTCATTTTTATTTTTACCCAATGTATAAAATTGTTCACTTGAGAGATCAGTTAAAATTCCATATTCATAACTACCAATACTAACTTCTATGTTGAATATGTAAACAATAGTTCTAGGATCCCGGAAACTTACTACTGGAACTCCTTTGTCTTCATTGCTAAAAGTAGCTCTTGTTGTGGGTTCACTTGAGAGTTCTAGTTTGCCACCTATAATTTTAGTTCCATTTACTGAAAAGTAGACATCTTCAAGTTGGTATGCATTATCCATGTAGTTCACTCCTATTTGTAAAATCTTCTATATCTTCAGTAGTAATATTTAGTAATACTCCATTCATACTGAAGTTATAAGTGATAGAGACGCTTAAGATAAGCTTGAGTTTTGGATTTGGAGATAATGTAAGTTTGAGATTAGAATAGGCTACAATAAGTCCTCTTGTGATAAAACGTTCTAGCATACACTCAATAGTTGAAGTATAGGCATTGTCACGTTCTCCACTAAGTTGCAACTCTGAAAGTTTGCTGTTTTGCCTATTATTTTTATGCCAAACTTTAATAAGTTCCTTAATCATCTCGTACTTCAGATAGTGATATGTGAAGTATTCGTCAATAGAATTTCCTAAAAGATCTACACCTTCTTTAAATGCAGGTATACCATCAAGACCAGTCTCATTAAGATGTGAATAAAAGTTGATATTAGCGTTTCTAAGTTTAGAAATTGAAGTTGCATCGGTTAATATACGTACTCCAGTAAATTGCATACCATAAGGATTAGTTGAATGTCTAATTTCAGCTTCACTTAAGTATTTGGAGATAAATTTGAGATGTAAATAATCTTCTCCTTGAGTGTGTATAACAATAATTCCCTTTTTGGAATTTGAACCATTTTTAAATAGTTCTTTTATTTCTTCTTCAAAAGTTGCAAAGACAAAGAATCTACCATCATCTTTAAAGTGAGTATAATCATCCTTGTAAACAGCAAGTCCATCACCACCTTTGAAATTGTCTTTTTTACCAGTATTAATTAAAACTATGAATGAATTTTGATTTTCATTTAGATATTTTTTAACCTCTTTAGCACCTTCTGTTTCTTTGTAAATGATTAATGATGCAGAAGGTATACTGAAGTCGCCAACACTAAACATAGCAGTAATTGATTTAGTTAAGTGTTCTTTTTCTGC from Borrelia hispanica CRI encodes the following:
- a CDS encoding DUF792 family protein; the encoded protein is MNSFQITNLIKEIVTQTLSLFVHDNFIVLFPRMDFKGLGYVPQLFFIKPKNELINITYNTSCSKRPIINYYTRKAEYVSYNPILNSEIISLNSGVLTSFYKEIIEDLQASIFGSAILQYDSHLVKAQFRNRIEAGVPFSAFSPAFGIKEAVTLTSVTLKDTPNIDEVEVSLTMEVAKTFTTSEDKG
- a CDS encoding DUF759 family protein — protein: MNNTGFTIKFKGVLDHASTKKSLEKDISILEKVLKPKRTRLDSTEKILKHNLKEKKAELAKQSKYEKLRESVEKFRLQETKKLIKQGMKFEEARKYAFKKSLMSSKDLRKLEYESLSKQKNLLSKSSKNILQIATGTAIGQLAAGGIKGAFSGTLGFAKQALEADAIKKRHQAFNLKVFDEDEYNALNKKISDLQGFEREADKELFLRSAAVLKGDLNELGINTKENLNSAVMLAASLKSSGISDNDAISEVSTLLKGEGGSIFKAMSVFKEFGHKYSEQKQMEYERVTSLNNEFDSRINLIKEIHKDLLSTGLTKATSFKEDTSSKVTKITENLNTLTVNALKPLLGILTKLTNWLVEFSFQKSIIEPLKSVFNFSKLTSSIVQGFKDWWNGTDSTKTETDSSVETPH
- a CDS encoding DUF1322 family protein encodes the protein MKQQEYEDFIKIFNDKKDQYAKLINDIQQNKYFFPVIMGICSLNEVKNLNYEQLMEVNAISELKLEKQVLELALGKSTL
- a CDS encoding DUF1473 family protein; translation: MIMRYKMNILSKSKTYTYDVKVLPMYQWDSILGFSQDHGINKLDNIDYLKKITDLMIKPDFLTEFYKILDQNREYVGIYKEYLVGIIYSIQFNIFHRDSDFKKPSLIYLSEYEDTSGDFVKFNYINELWNYEYLTKEENE
- a CDS encoding DUF1463 family protein; the encoded protein is MDNAYQLEDVYFSVNGTKIIGGKLELSSEPTTRATFSNEDKGVPVVSFRDPRTIVYIFNIEVSIGSYEYGILTDLSSEQFYTLGKNKNEKFLSIVFNDRIQTKIISNYAVFTEEPSRSYSAESEKVTFEIRAMNCTRTIPNK
- a CDS encoding DUF787 family protein, which translates into the protein MPQDTISVKFTTPPIRANKVNYYTPLLVYKTDKIKIESESKHKLLTLTKNSYLKQIETLQKEGSNGEDEFNAEKEHLTKSITAMFSVGDFSIPSASLIIYKETEGAKEVKKYLNENQNSFIVLINTGKKDNFKGGDGLAVYKDDYTHFKDDGRFFVFATFEEEIKELFKNGSNSKKGIIVIHTQGEDYLHLKFISKYLSEAEIRHSTNPYGMQFTGVRILTDATSISKLRNANINFYSHLNETGLDGIPAFKEGVDLLGNSIDEYFTYHYLKYEMIKELIKVWHKNNRQNSKLSELQLSGERDNAYTSTIECMLERFITRGLIVAYSNLKLTLSPNPKLKLILSVSITYNFSMNGVLLNITTEDIEDFTNRSELHG